A window from Thermoanaerobaculales bacterium encodes these proteins:
- a CDS encoding TGS domain-containing protein, with product MPTNVTAQYRTAEAAFRAAKTIEERRSALEAMLATVPKHKGTEKLQADIKRRLARLRQEAERHPGHKGHSVHVEPEGAAQVVLLGAPNAGKSSLLAALTHATPNIADYPFATTKPQPGMMRFEDVQIQLVDLPPITAEHMDPWLPNVVQTADAAVLLADPSSRDTLAGIEVIRERMAAVHIPLVGALPEDAEARELPLPTLLVLSKADLADAGDLEILEELYAGVFPIVRFSATKHIGHQQFRIELWRLLQLIRVYTKPPGKRAERSDPFVLHSGSTVHDLADRIHADLSERLAYARVWGGKIDGQRVAREFELRDRDVVELAT from the coding sequence ATGCCGACGAACGTCACCGCACAGTACCGCACGGCCGAGGCCGCGTTCCGGGCCGCCAAGACCATCGAGGAGCGCCGGTCGGCCCTCGAGGCGATGCTGGCCACGGTCCCCAAACACAAGGGGACCGAGAAGCTCCAGGCCGACATCAAGCGGCGGCTCGCCCGGCTGCGGCAGGAGGCCGAGCGCCATCCCGGCCACAAGGGGCACTCGGTTCACGTCGAGCCCGAGGGCGCGGCGCAGGTCGTCCTGCTGGGCGCCCCCAACGCCGGCAAGTCGTCCCTGCTGGCCGCGCTGACCCACGCCACGCCCAACATCGCCGACTACCCGTTCGCCACCACCAAGCCGCAGCCCGGGATGATGCGCTTCGAGGACGTCCAGATCCAGCTCGTGGACCTGCCGCCGATCACCGCGGAGCACATGGACCCGTGGCTGCCGAACGTGGTCCAGACCGCGGACGCGGCGGTCCTGCTGGCGGACCCGTCGAGCCGCGACACGCTGGCCGGGATCGAGGTCATCCGGGAGCGGATGGCCGCCGTCCACATACCGCTGGTGGGCGCGCTGCCGGAGGACGCCGAGGCACGCGAGCTGCCGCTACCGACGCTGCTCGTGCTCTCCAAGGCGGACCTCGCCGATGCCGGGGACCTCGAGATCCTCGAGGAGCTCTACGCCGGGGTCTTCCCGATCGTGCGATTCAGCGCCACCAAGCACATCGGCCACCAGCAGTTCAGGATCGAGCTGTGGAGGCTGCTGCAGCTGATCCGCGTCTACACCAAGCCGCCCGGCAAGAGGGCCGAGCGCAGCGACCCGTTCGTGCTCCACAGCGGCTCGACGGTGCACGACCTGGCCGACCGGATCCACGCCGACCTCTCCGAACGGCTGGCCTACGCGCGGGTCTGGGGAGGGAAGATCGACGGGCAGCGGGTGGCCCGCGAGTTTGAGCTGCGCGATCGCGACGTGGTCGAGCTCGCAACCTGA
- a CDS encoding sn-glycerol-1-phosphate dehydrogenase yields the protein MTRIDDILQGELLGSSFDCECGRRHHVPTRVVDAEPGAIDRVPPVLGALVEAKSALVVADRRTWAAAGERVSAALGSLIATDHVLLGDSADGQLHASVAAVHRLEAATGDAFDVYVAVGSGTVNDITKELAHRRRRPYVVVATAASMNGYTSSIVALIDRGLKTTRPATPPLAVVADPQVLAAAPLELTLAGLGDLVSKPYCGCDWWISSLVTGESFCPQPQRILSAAFESSLAALPRLARRDPEAVALLAKLLVVSGMTMTIAGSSSPASGGEHLLSHYWDMMRSRDGRPLGLHGAQVGVASLAMDTLYARVLDSDFGRAGFVPSPLAGAEDELRETFGSLAEAVWPEWRAKLARRSERDLEVLQANEAAIKAEITGVLSVGRKVRAALAGCGAPMWAADLGITREELAAALRHGRKIRNRYTVLDVASELGLLQAFGAAYPDREEAAPAP from the coding sequence ATGACGCGCATCGACGACATCCTCCAGGGCGAGCTGCTCGGCTCGAGCTTCGACTGCGAGTGCGGCCGGCGCCACCACGTCCCGACCCGGGTGGTCGATGCCGAGCCGGGGGCGATCGATCGCGTGCCCCCGGTCCTGGGCGCGCTGGTCGAGGCGAAGAGCGCCCTGGTGGTCGCCGATCGCCGCACCTGGGCGGCGGCCGGGGAGCGGGTGAGCGCCGCCCTGGGCTCGCTGATCGCGACCGACCACGTGCTGCTGGGGGACAGCGCCGACGGCCAGCTCCATGCCTCGGTCGCGGCGGTCCACCGTCTCGAGGCCGCGACCGGCGACGCCTTTGACGTCTACGTCGCGGTCGGCAGCGGCACGGTCAACGACATCACCAAGGAGCTGGCTCACCGCCGCCGGCGGCCCTATGTCGTCGTGGCGACCGCCGCCTCGATGAACGGCTACACCTCGTCGATCGTCGCCCTGATCGACCGCGGGCTCAAGACGACCAGACCGGCCACGCCCCCGCTCGCGGTGGTGGCAGACCCGCAGGTGCTCGCCGCCGCGCCGCTCGAGCTGACCCTGGCCGGGCTCGGCGACCTGGTGTCGAAGCCCTACTGCGGCTGCGACTGGTGGATCTCGTCGCTGGTCACGGGCGAGAGCTTCTGCCCGCAGCCGCAGCGGATCCTCTCCGCGGCCTTCGAGAGCAGCCTGGCGGCGCTGCCACGGCTCGCCCGCCGCGACCCCGAGGCGGTCGCCCTGCTCGCCAAGCTGCTGGTGGTCTCCGGCATGACGATGACGATCGCGGGCAGCTCGAGCCCGGCCTCGGGAGGCGAGCACCTGCTGTCCCACTACTGGGACATGATGCGCTCGCGAGATGGCCGGCCGCTCGGCCTCCACGGCGCCCAGGTCGGGGTCGCTTCGCTCGCCATGGACACCCTCTACGCCAGGGTCCTCGACTCCGACTTCGGGCGGGCCGGCTTCGTGCCGAGCCCCCTCGCCGGGGCCGAGGACGAGCTGCGCGAGACCTTCGGCTCGCTCGCCGAGGCGGTGTGGCCCGAGTGGCGCGCCAAGCTCGCCCGCCGCAGCGAGCGCGACCTCGAGGTGCTGCAGGCGAACGAGGCCGCGATCAAGGCCGAGATCACCGGGGTGCTGTCCGTCGGCCGCAAGGTACGTGCGGCGCTGGCGGGCTGCGGCGCGCCGATGTGGGCCGCCGACCTCGGCATCACGCGCGAGGAGCTGGCGGCGGCGCTGCGCCACGGCCGCAAGATCCGCAACCGCTACACGGTGCTCGACGTGGCTTCGGAGCTCGGCCTGCTCCAGGCCTTCGGGGCCGCGTACCCGGACCGGGAGGAGGCTGCGCCCGCGCCATGA
- a CDS encoding DUF1295 domain-containing protein, producing the protein MGRNEIVFVVSIVIAGIILLASDPSFLAGLVVALAAFTALWLASLALRDASIADIFWGPGSVLLGWLYHLMSSPRTGVGLLVCVLATVWGLRLAGHIAVRNAGIGEDYRYRQWRERSGRAFWLVSLFKVFLLQAVVLWVVSSPLLLAQGPGFASRWLAAIGLGLWLAGFAFETAADWQLLAFRRDGANRGRVLSTGLWRLSRHPNYFGEAVLWWGIGLIAASAGGPLALIGPAVLTWTLVKVSGVAMLDRELVGRRPGYAEYIASTPAFLPFRLGPRRRA; encoded by the coding sequence GTGGGCCGAAACGAGATCGTGTTCGTCGTCAGCATCGTCATCGCCGGCATCATCCTGCTGGCGAGCGACCCGTCCTTCCTTGCCGGCCTGGTGGTTGCGCTGGCCGCCTTCACGGCGCTGTGGCTGGCGAGCCTGGCGCTGCGCGACGCCAGCATCGCCGACATCTTCTGGGGCCCCGGGTCCGTGCTGCTGGGGTGGCTCTATCACCTGATGTCCTCGCCCCGCACCGGCGTCGGTCTCTTGGTGTGCGTTCTGGCCACGGTGTGGGGCCTGCGGCTTGCCGGCCACATCGCGGTGCGCAACGCCGGTATCGGCGAGGACTACCGCTACCGCCAGTGGCGTGAGCGCAGCGGGCGAGCCTTCTGGTTGGTGTCCCTGTTCAAGGTCTTCCTGCTGCAGGCAGTCGTGCTGTGGGTCGTGTCGTCGCCGTTGCTGCTGGCGCAGGGCCCGGGCTTCGCCAGCCGGTGGCTGGCGGCCATCGGGCTCGGGCTGTGGCTGGCCGGATTCGCCTTCGAGACCGCAGCCGACTGGCAGCTGCTCGCCTTCAGGCGCGACGGCGCCAACCGCGGCCGCGTGCTCAGCACCGGGCTGTGGCGGCTGAGCCGGCACCCGAACTACTTCGGCGAGGCGGTGCTGTGGTGGGGGATCGGCCTGATCGCGGCGTCCGCCGGTGGACCGCTGGCGCTCATCGGTCCGGCCGTGCTCACCTGGACGCTGGTCAAGGTCTCCGGCGTCGCCATGCTCGACCGCGAGCTGGTCGGGCGCCGTCCCGGCTACGCCGAGTACATCGCGAGCACGCCGGCCTTCCTCCCGTTCCGACTCGGGCCCCGCCGCCGCGCGTAG
- a CDS encoding FHA domain-containing protein, with product MADRDDDVRAPSPPFRVGEWCVEPTLNAIRCGETTRHLEPKVMDALVALARSGGGVVTKSELTDAVWQLPFISENRLVGVIASLRRALGDDVNEPRYVQTIPTRGYRLAVPVEWDGGEAAREPERTARFTLETADETYRLHEGVNIVGREAEADIRIASDWVSRRHARLEVQGESVVLEDLGSKNGTFVNSGSLTGRVQLQDGDEIRLGRAAVVLRFRASIAATRTESLTPTDPA from the coding sequence ATGGCTGATCGCGACGACGACGTCCGCGCACCGTCGCCACCGTTCCGCGTCGGAGAGTGGTGCGTCGAGCCCACCCTCAACGCGATCCGGTGCGGCGAGACCACGCGGCACCTCGAGCCGAAGGTGATGGATGCGCTCGTCGCCCTCGCCCGCAGCGGCGGCGGCGTGGTGACGAAGTCCGAGCTCACCGACGCGGTCTGGCAGCTCCCGTTCATCTCGGAGAACCGGCTGGTGGGGGTCATCGCCAGCCTCCGGCGCGCTCTCGGCGACGACGTCAACGAGCCCCGCTACGTGCAGACGATTCCGACCCGGGGCTACCGGCTGGCGGTGCCGGTCGAGTGGGACGGCGGCGAGGCGGCGCGCGAGCCGGAGCGGACGGCTCGCTTCACGCTCGAGACGGCCGACGAGACCTACCGGCTCCACGAGGGCGTCAACATCGTCGGGCGCGAGGCCGAGGCCGACATCCGCATCGCCTCGGACTGGGTGTCGCGGCGGCACGCCCGCCTCGAGGTCCAGGGAGAAAGCGTGGTGCTCGAGGACCTCGGGAGCAAGAACGGCACCTTCGTCAACAGTGGGTCCCTGACCGGGCGGGTGCAGCTTCAGGACGGGGACGAGATCCGGCTCGGACGGGCGGCGGTGGTGCTGCGGTTCCGCGCCTCGATCGCCGCGACGCGGACCGAGTCGCTCACGCCGACCGACCCGGCATAG
- a CDS encoding DUF933 domain-containing protein: MEVGILGLAGSGKTTLFSLLTGSGSALAGGARRDQAAVGMGRVPDPRLDRLSEMYQPRKITPAIVRYVDVPAVGGDRPGEASLNIPELRTMDALLVVVRAFSSDAVPHPLGSVDPARDLARIEEEFQLQDLMVVERRIERLEKDLARRRDPELAAELELLQRCRRTLEDGRPLRSEDLDRAERLRLRGFTFLSIKPILAVVNVGEDAIGADPFADARWQRWLAEPATAATSVCATLEREISELEPADAAAFMAELGIADRALDRVAWEAYRLLGLISFFTVGEDECRAWSVPADTPAVDAAGAIHSDISRGFIRAEVVPHTELLAAGSLAACRQLGTLRLEGKAYPVRDGDVVHYRFNV, translated from the coding sequence ATGGAAGTGGGAATCCTGGGCCTTGCCGGGAGCGGCAAGACCACCCTGTTCAGCCTGCTCACCGGCAGCGGCAGCGCCCTCGCCGGTGGGGCTCGGCGCGACCAGGCCGCGGTCGGCATGGGGCGGGTGCCGGACCCACGCCTCGACCGGTTGAGCGAGATGTACCAGCCGCGCAAGATCACGCCCGCGATCGTGCGCTACGTCGACGTGCCGGCGGTGGGCGGCGACCGCCCGGGAGAGGCGTCCCTCAACATCCCCGAGCTGCGCACCATGGACGCGCTGCTGGTCGTCGTGCGCGCCTTTTCAAGCGACGCGGTGCCGCACCCCCTGGGTTCCGTCGACCCGGCCCGCGACCTGGCCCGGATCGAGGAGGAGTTTCAGCTCCAGGACCTGATGGTGGTCGAGCGGCGGATCGAGCGCCTCGAGAAGGACCTCGCCCGGCGCCGCGACCCGGAGCTCGCCGCCGAGCTCGAGCTGCTCCAGCGCTGCCGGCGCACCCTCGAGGACGGCCGGCCGCTGCGCTCCGAGGATCTCGACCGCGCCGAGCGGCTGCGCCTGAGGGGCTTCACCTTCCTGTCGATCAAGCCGATCCTGGCCGTGGTCAACGTCGGCGAGGATGCGATCGGGGCCGACCCGTTCGCCGACGCCCGCTGGCAGCGCTGGCTGGCGGAGCCCGCCACCGCCGCCACCAGCGTCTGCGCGACGCTGGAGCGCGAGATCTCCGAGCTCGAGCCGGCCGATGCGGCGGCCTTCATGGCCGAGCTCGGCATCGCCGACCGGGCGCTCGACCGGGTGGCGTGGGAGGCCTACCGGCTGCTCGGCCTGATCAGCTTCTTCACGGTCGGCGAGGACGAGTGCCGGGCCTGGTCGGTCCCGGCCGACACACCCGCCGTTGACGCCGCCGGCGCCATCCACTCGGACATCTCGCGGGGCTTCATCCGCGCCGAGGTGGTGCCCCACACCGAGCTGCTCGCGGCCGGGTCGCTGGCGGCGTGCCGCCAGCTCGGCACCCTCCGCCTGGAGGGCAAGGCCTACCCGGTGCGGGACGGCGACGTCGTCCACTACCGTTTCAACGTCTGA
- a CDS encoding YbaY family lipoprotein yields the protein MKGLRASWLWLALAVVIAIAIATAVTCQRGGGRAGRSASPTPEVDGPLPAQPEVAASPTQPPRPLPVVSGDIFYRERIVLPSDARVTVRVVRLGQRGPSRPVIAEASVAPTRRLPIPFSLTCDPASLEPGADYGLEVTISRRGKTEFATPEPVPVLAGGLPTTGLKVLVRRTR from the coding sequence GTGAAAGGGTTGCGGGCATCGTGGCTGTGGCTGGCGTTGGCGGTCGTGATCGCGATCGCGATCGCCACGGCGGTCACGTGCCAGCGGGGCGGCGGCCGCGCCGGCCGCTCCGCGAGCCCCACCCCGGAGGTGGACGGACCGCTGCCGGCGCAGCCCGAGGTCGCCGCCTCCCCGACGCAGCCTCCGCGCCCCCTCCCGGTGGTCAGCGGTGACATCTTCTACCGGGAGCGGATCGTCCTCCCGTCCGACGCACGGGTGACGGTCCGGGTGGTGCGGCTCGGCCAGCGGGGCCCCTCGCGGCCGGTCATCGCCGAGGCTTCGGTCGCGCCGACGCGGCGTCTTCCGATCCCGTTCTCGCTGACCTGTGACCCGGCGTCGCTGGAGCCGGGCGCAGACTACGGCCTCGAGGTCACGATCTCGCGGAGGGGCAAGACCGAGTTCGCGACCCCGGAGCCGGTCCCCGTGCTCGCCGGCGGCCTGCCCACCACCGGGCTCAAGGTCCTGGTCCGTCGCACCCGCTAG
- a CDS encoding AAA family ATPase, translating into MYESFYELTATPFSITPDPKYLYFSHRHREAFEHILFGIAQRKGFVQITGEVGAGKSTICRAVLAVLDKSPDEYATALILNPIMTGSQLLRSILRELDLDDRGNDRVRLLQRLNDFLLERASSDTCVVLILDEAQDLSDELLEEVRLLSNLETEDRKLLQIVLVGQPELRRKLDSPRLRQLRQRITVRYHLGPIGRSETEDYILHRLTVAGSRGRPTFSPAALRAIHRYSGGVPRLINTVCDKALLVGYVEGRDHLGWRQIRRGIRELEGGRR; encoded by the coding sequence ATGTACGAGAGCTTCTACGAGCTGACTGCGACGCCGTTCAGCATCACGCCGGACCCGAAGTACCTGTACTTCAGCCACCGGCACCGCGAGGCGTTCGAGCACATCCTGTTCGGGATCGCCCAGCGCAAGGGCTTCGTCCAGATCACCGGCGAGGTGGGAGCGGGCAAGAGCACGATCTGCCGGGCGGTCCTCGCGGTGCTCGACAAGAGCCCTGACGAGTACGCGACGGCCCTGATCCTCAACCCGATCATGACCGGCTCCCAGCTCCTGCGCTCGATCCTGCGCGAGCTCGACCTCGACGACCGGGGCAACGACCGCGTCCGCCTTCTCCAGCGCCTCAATGACTTCCTGCTCGAGCGCGCCAGCTCCGACACCTGCGTGGTCCTGATCCTGGACGAGGCCCAGGACCTGTCCGACGAGTTGCTCGAGGAGGTCCGGCTGCTGTCCAACCTCGAGACCGAGGACCGCAAGCTGCTCCAGATCGTGCTGGTCGGCCAGCCCGAGCTGCGCCGCAAGCTCGACTCCCCCCGCCTGCGCCAGCTGCGCCAGCGCATCACCGTGCGCTACCACCTGGGGCCGATCGGGCGCTCCGAGACCGAGGACTACATCCTGCACCGCCTCACCGTCGCCGGGTCGCGTGGCCGGCCGACCTTCAGCCCGGCGGCGCTGCGCGCGATCCACCGCTACTCCGGCGGAGTTCCGCGCCTCATCAACACGGTCTGCGACAAGGCGTTGCTGGTCGGCTACGTCGAGGGCCGCGACCACCTGGGGTGGCGGCAGATCCGCCGCGGGATCCGCGAGCTGGAGGGCGGCCGCCGATGA
- a CDS encoding AEC family transporter has protein sequence MTVFLAAFGGAFLAILKVFLIIAAAGLLVRRGVLGQGAVTGLSDVTVVLFLPCLIFGNVVTTLDPRAFPLWWAMPLAGILMAAVGLAVAALAFSRELPAKSDMLAVASMQNAGYLVLPVGLALYPADFDRFALYCFLFILGFNAVLWSVGKALSTGSVRAGGWKGLITPPLVANLAATVLALSGAGRLLPNVVVDGIELVGQAAVPSATVVLGAVLGSVAFQLRPHLWDASRALAIKLGILPLLTVVAVRTLGLEQADPLLARFFVLEAASAPAVGIILQVRTYGGDEKKVGSVMLVAYAACVLTLPAWLAAWEALIR, from the coding sequence GTGACGGTGTTCCTGGCCGCGTTCGGTGGCGCGTTTCTCGCGATCCTCAAGGTGTTCCTGATCATCGCGGCGGCTGGGCTCCTGGTCCGGCGCGGCGTCCTCGGCCAGGGCGCCGTCACCGGCCTTTCCGACGTCACCGTCGTGCTCTTCCTCCCGTGCCTGATCTTCGGCAACGTTGTCACGACGCTCGACCCCAGGGCCTTCCCGCTGTGGTGGGCGATGCCGCTGGCCGGCATCCTGATGGCCGCGGTCGGCCTGGCTGTCGCCGCGCTGGCGTTCTCGCGCGAGCTGCCGGCCAAGAGCGACATGCTGGCGGTCGCGAGCATGCAGAATGCCGGGTACCTCGTGCTCCCGGTGGGGCTCGCGCTCTACCCCGCCGACTTCGACCGCTTCGCGCTGTACTGCTTCCTGTTCATCCTCGGCTTCAACGCCGTGCTGTGGAGCGTGGGCAAGGCGCTGTCGACCGGCAGCGTCCGCGCGGGCGGCTGGAAGGGACTCATCACCCCCCCGCTGGTCGCCAACCTCGCCGCCACCGTGCTCGCGCTGTCCGGCGCCGGCCGCCTGCTCCCGAACGTGGTCGTCGACGGCATCGAGCTGGTCGGCCAGGCCGCGGTGCCCTCGGCGACGGTGGTGCTGGGCGCCGTTCTCGGCTCGGTGGCATTCCAGCTGCGGCCCCACCTGTGGGACGCGAGCCGCGCGCTCGCGATCAAGCTCGGGATTCTCCCGCTGCTGACAGTGGTCGCGGTGCGGACACTCGGGCTCGAGCAGGCGGACCCGCTGCTCGCCAGGTTCTTCGTGCTCGAGGCGGCATCCGCGCCCGCGGTCGGCATCATCCTTCAGGTCCGGACCTATGGCGGCGACGAGAAGAAGGTGGGCAGCGTGATGCTGGTCGCCTATGCGGCCTGCGTGCTGACCCTGCCGGCCTGGCTTGCCGCGTGGGAGGCCCTCATCCGCTGA
- a CDS encoding SIMPL domain-containing protein (The SIMPL domain is named for its presence in mouse protein SIMPL (signalling molecule that associates with mouse pelle-like kinase). Bacterial member BP26, from Brucella, was shown to assemble into a channel-like structure, while YggE from E. coli has been associated with resistance to oxidative stress.) — protein MERRTLEFAILGLLIGVGVAVAGYFIGHGFLEARAADRYVTVKGLSESELPANLVLWPIVYSVTSDDLETLQQRLDDGAAKISAFLAGDFAADEINVSAPRVTDRHAQGMMDQQGRLERYTAEATVTVRTGRIDAARAAMERSGSLVKQGVALIRSYEFQTQYLYTDLDAIKPEMIAEATRDARAAAERFAEDSESRVGGIRNAQQGYFSIEDRDPFSPEFKTIRVVTTVQFFLVDD, from the coding sequence ATGGAACGGCGCACGCTCGAGTTCGCGATCCTCGGGCTCCTGATCGGCGTCGGAGTCGCCGTCGCTGGCTACTTCATCGGTCACGGCTTTCTCGAGGCCCGCGCTGCCGACCGCTACGTGACGGTGAAGGGGCTGTCCGAGAGCGAGCTGCCGGCGAACCTGGTGCTGTGGCCGATCGTCTACTCGGTCACCTCCGACGACCTCGAGACGCTGCAGCAGCGGCTCGACGACGGGGCAGCGAAGATCTCGGCCTTCCTGGCCGGCGACTTCGCCGCCGACGAGATCAACGTGTCGGCGCCCCGGGTCACCGACCGCCACGCCCAGGGCATGATGGACCAGCAGGGCCGCCTCGAGCGCTACACGGCCGAGGCAACGGTCACTGTCCGGACCGGCCGCATCGACGCCGCGCGCGCCGCGATGGAGCGCTCGGGATCGCTGGTCAAGCAGGGCGTGGCGCTGATCCGCAGCTACGAGTTCCAGACCCAGTACCTGTACACCGACCTCGACGCCATCAAGCCGGAGATGATCGCCGAGGCGACCCGCGACGCCCGCGCCGCCGCGGAGCGCTTCGCCGAGGACTCGGAGAGCCGGGTCGGCGGGATCCGCAACGCCCAGCAGGGCTACTTCTCGATCGAGGACCGGGACCCCTTCTCGCCCGAGTTCAAGACCATCCGGGTCGTCACCACCGTCCAGTTCTTCCTCGTCGACGACTAG
- a CDS encoding glycosyltransferase family 4 protein, with translation MEATPGVVARLPAGRPRDPARRLDYDTAVRVLYLCDRLSLRGGADQHLLQVVDWAAASGHSVQVAAGRIEAGVPLAKAVVTERVRDLSARTPASSQLPRLERLLDDADLVHCQNVMNPVALRAAVETGRALVTVQDHRVFCPGPGKTLPDGVRCRDAMADHVCARCLPDLAYRERMFGLTLARRDALRAAVLVVLSRFMADELASAGLPGALVVPPWFEAAGAKADPGDGFLLAGRLVAHKAPLDAWHAWRRSAGTLTLRVAGTGPLAGELGGALLLGWLPPEAFALELRRSRALLLPGRWQEPFGMVGVEALAQGTPVVAAETGGVGEWADAGCLRVAAGDIGAMAEAMATLAGDPAAALALGEQGRAMVGQRFARGPIEDRLQSLYAAVAAGHRPPESRPASGFVAGRAAG, from the coding sequence GTGGAAGCGACCCCCGGCGTCGTCGCGCGCCTGCCCGCGGGCCGGCCGAGGGACCCCGCGCGACGGCTCGACTACGATACCGCCGTGCGCGTCCTCTACCTGTGCGACCGACTCAGCCTGCGCGGCGGGGCCGACCAGCACCTGCTGCAGGTGGTCGACTGGGCTGCGGCCTCCGGTCACAGCGTCCAGGTCGCCGCGGGCCGGATCGAGGCTGGAGTGCCGCTCGCGAAAGCGGTCGTGACCGAGCGGGTGCGCGACCTGTCGGCCCGCACTCCCGCGTCGTCGCAGCTGCCGAGGCTCGAGCGGCTGCTCGACGACGCCGATCTCGTCCACTGCCAGAACGTGATGAACCCGGTTGCACTGAGGGCCGCCGTCGAGACAGGCCGAGCACTCGTCACCGTGCAGGACCACCGCGTGTTCTGCCCGGGCCCGGGCAAGACCCTGCCCGACGGCGTTCGCTGCCGCGACGCCATGGCCGATCACGTCTGCGCCCGCTGCTTGCCTGACCTGGCCTACCGCGAGCGGATGTTTGGCCTCACGCTGGCGCGCCGGGACGCCCTGCGGGCCGCCGTCCTGGTGGTGCTCTCGCGGTTCATGGCGGACGAGCTCGCGTCGGCCGGGCTGCCCGGTGCGCTGGTCGTCCCGCCGTGGTTCGAGGCCGCGGGCGCGAAGGCCGATCCCGGCGACGGCTTCCTGCTCGCCGGCCGCCTGGTCGCGCACAAGGCGCCGCTCGATGCGTGGCACGCCTGGCGCCGCTCGGCCGGTACGCTGACGCTGCGGGTCGCCGGCACCGGGCCGCTCGCGGGCGAGCTCGGCGGCGCACTGCTGCTCGGGTGGTTGCCGCCCGAGGCCTTCGCCCTCGAGCTGCGGCGGAGCCGCGCCTTGCTGCTCCCGGGTCGTTGGCAGGAGCCCTTCGGCATGGTCGGCGTCGAGGCCCTCGCGCAGGGAACGCCGGTGGTCGCCGCCGAGACCGGCGGCGTTGGGGAGTGGGCGGACGCCGGCTGCCTGCGAGTCGCGGCCGGCGACATCGGCGCCATGGCCGAGGCGATGGCGACCCTCGCCGGCGATCCCGCGGCGGCGCTCGCGCTCGGCGAGCAGGGCCGGGCGATGGTCGGACAGCGCTTCGCGCGGGGCCCGATCGAGGACCGGCTGCAGTCGCTCTACGCTGCGGTGGCGGCCGGCCACCGGCCACCCGAATCTCGACCGGCGAGCGGGTTTGTCGCGGGCAGGGCAGCGGGGTAG
- a CDS encoding antibiotic biosynthesis monooxygenase translates to MHMRFVRLILERERVADFRKFYEADIIPALQKTDGCLFASLLETTGKDDECLSLTLWTSEEAAAAYESSGLYDKLLDASDKFFSEVSEWRAHLKGDPTEEPPPLQDPEVESFPVEIAALSGPQKEGAPPRQFLRIVVLRVEPGRFSALRERYNAEVVPALLATPGCRAVFLAEGFKTRSRALSVTIWDSEEDALRYEMSGAFDHLVGRISEFFSGLYKWKMSLTPSRGDALVTGQDLDVIGYRMVSSKRLPG, encoded by the coding sequence ATGCACATGCGCTTCGTCAGGCTGATTCTCGAGCGTGAGCGGGTCGCCGACTTCCGGAAGTTCTACGAAGCCGACATCATCCCGGCGCTGCAGAAGACCGACGGCTGCCTGTTCGCGAGCCTGCTCGAGACCACGGGCAAGGACGACGAGTGCCTCTCCCTGACCCTGTGGACCAGCGAGGAGGCCGCCGCGGCCTACGAGTCCAGCGGGCTCTACGACAAGCTGCTCGACGCCAGCGACAAGTTCTTCTCCGAGGTCTCCGAGTGGCGCGCCCACCTCAAGGGCGACCCCACCGAGGAGCCGCCGCCCCTCCAGGACCCCGAGGTGGAGTCGTTCCCGGTCGAGATCGCCGCTCTGTCGGGGCCCCAGAAGGAGGGCGCGCCACCGCGGCAGTTCCTGCGGATCGTCGTCCTCCGCGTCGAGCCCGGCCGGTTCAGCGCGCTCCGCGAGAGGTACAACGCGGAGGTGGTGCCGGCTCTGCTCGCCACCCCGGGCTGCCGGGCCGTCTTCCTTGCCGAGGGTTTCAAGACCCGTTCGCGGGCCCTGTCGGTGACGATCTGGGACAGCGAGGAGGACGCCCTCCGCTACGAGATGAGCGGCGCCTTCGACCACCTCGTCGGCAGGATCAGCGAGTTCTTCTCGGGTCTCTACAAGTGGAAGATGTCGCTGACGCCATCGCGCGGGGACGCCCTGGTCACCGGGCAGGACCTCGACGTGATCGGCTACCGGATGGTCAGCTCGAAGCGGCTGCCCGGCTGA